Proteins from a single region of Oryza brachyantha chromosome 6, ObraRS2, whole genome shotgun sequence:
- the LOC102714198 gene encoding uncharacterized protein LOC102714198, whose translation MAELYGSWEESFGLLYNWRAEVMKKMSNSVIEIDVVVEDGMPHFRRFFCALGPCIEGFLEGYRPYLSIDSTALNGRWNGHLATACSVDGHNWMYPMAYGFIDSETSDNWIWFMTQLHKVIGDLPLLAVCTNACKGLELAVKYAFPMAEQRECFRHLMDNYVKKFSGAEHMYPAGRAYRREVYEYHMSKVLENPDVKYYLDTYHSLKWMRSGFNPAIKCDYVTNNIAEVFNNWIKDIKDLPVCELADRLREMIMVLWYKRRKIGQRLEGKPCQHALALITAQPLRDVKMEDFVHEYYSVERFKNAYKRLIQPLPDKSQWPKVDLSHDLGAPLGKRSAGRQRKNRIKGALEGGGATNKANNEGKETEKEKKRIKGPTKCQKCGGLGYRKRKPRKNTTKAWFPADIGTPT comes from the exons ATGGCAGAGTTATATGGTAGTTGGGAAGAGAGCTTTGGCCTTCTTTATAATTGGAGGGCTGAAGTAATGAAGAAGATGTCAAATAGTGTCATTGAAATTGACGTGGTGGTTGAAGACGGTATGCCTCATTTTCGTAGATTTTTTTGTGCACTTGGTCCTTGCATCGAGGGTTTTCTAGAGGGATATAGACCATATCTCAGCATAGACTCTACTGCACTTAATGGTAGATGGAATGGTCATTTGGCTACTGCATGTAGTGTTGATGGTCATAATTGGATGTATCCTATGGCATATGGTTTCATTGACTCTGAAACATCAGATAACTGGATTTGGTTCATGACACAACTGCATAAAGTCATAGGAGATCTTCCTCTACTTGCAGTTTGCACTAATGCTTGCAAAGGTCTAGAATTAGCCGTTAAATATGCATTTCCCATGGCTGAACAAAGAGAGTGCTTTAGACATCTCATGGATAactatgttaaaaaatttagtggtGCAGAACATATGTATCCTGCAGGAAGGGCTTACAGGAGAGAAGTGTATGAGTACCACATGTCTAAAGTCCTAGAAAATCCAGATGTTAAGTATTATTTGGATACATATCATAGTTTGAAGTGGATGAGAAGTGGGTTCAATCCAGCCATCAAATGTGATTATGTCACCAATAATATAGCTGAGGTGTTCAACAACTGGATCAAAGACATCAAGGACTTGCCTGTTTGTGAGCTTGCAGACCGGTTGAGGGAAATGATCATGGTTTTGTGGTACAAGAGGCGAAAGATTGGTCAACGACTTGAGG GTAAGCCATGCCAGCATGCTTTGGCTTTGATAACTGCACAACCACTAAGAGATGTGAAGATGGAAGACTTTGTCCATGAGTACTACTCTGTTGAAAGGTTCAAAAATGCTTACAAGAGATTGATCCAACCACTCCCAGATAAATCCCAATGGCCAAAGGTTGACCTATCTCATGACCTAGGTGCTCCACTTGGTAAAAGAAGTGCTGGCCGACAAAGGAAAAATAGGATAAAGGGTGCTCTTGAGGGTGGTGGTGCTACGAACAAAGCTAACAACGAGGGAAAGGAGactgagaaagaaaagaaaaggattaaGGGCCCAACCAAGTGCCAAAAATGTGGAGGATTGGGATATAG GAAGAGAAAACCTAGGAAGAATACCACTAAAGCTTGGTTCCCTGCTGATATAGGCACACCAACATGA
- the LOC102721086 gene encoding U-box domain-containing protein 35, which translates to MAEESREGGGSGVVDAVEDDEITGGGGDDRPGKSRGGKVDDDKINNGSTWEIEEMEDDQHRQPAGPPPPPPAADVYVAVGKGGSSMEALSWALRRLASPRSFVYLVHVFPVVISIPTALGMMPKSQARPEQVETYMNQERSKRRVMLQKYLDHCRNFQVNVDVHLIESDHVADAILELIPVFHVKQLVLGVSKSNLRRFKRGSTIAGQVQKNAPIYCEVKIVCDDKEVTTATTADPTPPLSPAPVNNKNNSVSPTPMSPATNHNIGAAADDKNETNLNERNKITKYLKCFSF; encoded by the exons ATGGCCGAGGAGTCTCGGGAAGGAGGCGGAAGCGGCGTCGTTGACGCCGTGGAGGACGACGAGataaccggcggcggcggtgacgaccgGCCAGGCAAGAGCCGCGGCGGCAAAGTCGACGACGACAAGATTAACAATGGCAGCACGTGGGAGATCGAGGAGATGGAGGATGACCAACACCGGCAgccggccgggccgccgccccctcctcctgCCGCCGACGTGTACGTGGCGGTCGGCAAGGGCGGGTCGAGCATGGAGGCGCTGTCGTGGGCGCTCCGGCGGCTGGCCTCGCCGCGGAGCTTCGTCTACCTCGTGCACGTCTTCCCCGTCGTCATCAGCATCCCCACCGCAT TAGGAATGATGCCTAAGAGCCAAGCAAGGCCAGAGCAGGTAGAAACTTACATGAACCAAGAGAGATCAAAAAGGCGTGTGATGttgcaaaaatatttggaCCATTGCCGCAACTTTCAG GTTAATGTTGATGTGCACCTAATCGAGAGCGATCATGTTGCTGATGCAATCCTCGAACTCATCCCAGTCTTTCATGTAAAACAACTAGTTCTGGGGGTTTCAAAATCCAATTTGCG GAGGTTCAAGAGAGGAAGCACAATAGCAGGACAGGTTCAGAAGAACGCACCAATCTACTGTGAAGTCAAGATTGTCTGTGATGACAAAGAAGTTACAACCGCGACAACTGCTGATCCAACACCACCGCTTTCACCTGCTCCTGTAAATAACAAGAATAACTCTGTCAGCCCAACACCAATGTCACCTGCAACGAATCATAATATTGGAGCTGCCGCTGATGACAAAAACGAGACTAACCTCAAtgagagaaataaaattacaaaatatttgaaatgcTTTTCATTTTGA
- the LOC102713645 gene encoding UDP-glycosyltransferase CGT-like: MAATAAQRTGEAGARGHVVFVPSAGMGHLLPFSRFIGALSRHDVDISVVTVVPTVSAAEADQLAALFNDFPRLRRIDFHLLPLDASEFPGADPFVLRWEALRRSMHLLGPLIAGVTPRVTAVVSDVTLVSQVNPIAKDLHLQCYVLFVSSATMMSLNSYFPIYLDNKDAEADVGDVDIPGVGRIARSWLPQPLLDMNKLFTKQFIENGRENAKTDGILINTFDALEPVALAALRDSKVVRGFPSVFAVGPYSSLASEMKDAGAEVEDSTLSWLHQQPARSVVYVAFGNRSAVSHEQLREIAAGLEASGCRFLWVLKTTVVDRDDRDSLRDVLGDGFLERVQGRGMVTKAWVDQEAVLGHPAVGLFLSHSGWNSVTEAAAAGMPLLAWPRGGDHRVAATVVASSGVGVWMEHWSWDGEEWLVSGEEIGAKVKEMMADGAAREKAARVGEEAAKAVAVGGSSHTSMLEFVAKLKAT, from the coding sequence ATGGCAGCGACCGCAGCTCAGAGAACCGGTGAGGCAGGCGCCCGAGGCCATGTCGTCTTCGTCCCTAGCGCCGGCATGGGCCACCTGCTCCCGTTCTCCCGCTTCATCGGCGCACTGTCCAGGCACGACGTCGACATctccgtcgtcaccgtcgtcccGACCGTGTCGGCCGCCGAGGCAGACCAGTTGGCCGCGCTCTTCAACGACttcccccgcctccgccgcatcGACTTCCACCTGCTGCCGCTCGACGCTTCCGAGTTCCCCGGAGCCGACCCGTTTGTCCTCCGCTGGGAGGCCCTGCGCCGCTCCATGCACCTCCTCGGCCCGCTCATCGCCGGCGTCACCCCACGCGTCACGGCCGTCGTCTCCGATGTTACCTTGGTGTCCCAAGTAAACCCCATTGCCAAGGACCTACATCTCCAGTGCTACGTGTTGTTCGTCTCCTCGGCAACCATGATGTCCCTCAACTCCTACTTCCCCATCTACCTTGACAACAAGGACGCCGAGGCTGATGTCGGCGACGTTGACATCCCCGGCGTGGGTCGCATCGCAAGGTCCTGGCTGCCGCAGCCATTGCTCGACATGAACAAGCTCTTCACGAAGCAGTTCATCGAGAACGGCCGAGAGAACGCCAAGACCGACGGCATTCTGATCAACACATTCGACGCCCTGGAGCCGGTGGCCCTCGCCGCCCTGCGGGACAGCAAGGTCGTCCGAGGGTTCCCGTCGGTGTTCGCCGTCGGCCCGTACAGCTCCCTGGCCAGCGAGATGAAGGACGCCGGTGCGGAGGTAGAGGACTCCACACTTTCCTGGCTTCACCAGCAGCCGGCGCGTTCGGTGGTGTACGTCGCCTTCGGCAACCGCTCCGCCGTGAGCCACGAGCAGCTCCGGGAGATCGCCGCGGGGCTGGAGGCCAGCGGCTGCAGGTTCCTGTGGGTACTCAAGACCACGGTGGTGGACCGCGACGACAGGGACAGCCTCCGGGACGTGCTCGGCGACGGGTTCCTGGAGCGCGTGCAGGGGCGCGGCATGGTGACCAAGGCCTGGGTGGATCAGGAGGCGGTGCTCGGCCACCCGGCCGTGGGGCTGTTCCTGAGCCATAGCGGGTGGAACTCGGTGACTGAggctgcggcggccggcaTGCCGCTGCTGGCGTGGCCGCGGGGCGGAGACCAccgcgtggcggcgacggtggtggcgaGCAGCGGCGTCGGGGTGTGGATGGAGCACTGGAGCTGGGACGGGGAGGAGTGGCTGGTGAGCGGGGAGGAGATCGGCGCGAAGGTGAAGGAGATGATGGCGGACGGCGCCGCGCGGGAGAAGGCGGCgagggtcggcgaggaggcggccaaGGCCGTCGCTGTGGGCGGCAGCAGCCACACCAGCATGCTCGAGTTCGTTGCAAAGCTCAAGgccacttaa
- the LOC102720804 gene encoding uncharacterized protein LOC102720804 isoform X2 yields the protein MLYVLTNLLEVDDYIGKFIYEEWNRRGEPTRKQKENLLRNGARNGRPNFVTWFYQQSLIDMTMNDELKDVAKGCHTRVKTYSIYDVNGFRFRTEKYEKERPNATTINSGVVTIGEGDNSDATKYYGYIKEIVELSFQGSTELSLVLFNCHWFDPAQVRYTPQYGLVEVAHASTLPVYEPFVVAHQAMQVYYMPYPCKSVSDLIDWWVVYKVQPIGKVAVPNDNDYDFLPNSDAVHYFQEDGLLGTFVVDLMGELHNVSEATTRDAEAIVNEKDLQFLNGSSVLPQDESNSSNSDQDDDENPFIDEYF from the exons atgttGTACGTCCTCACTAACCTCCTTGAAGTGGATGACTACATTGG GAAATTCATATATGAGGAGTGGAATAGACGAGGTGAGCCAACAAGAAAGCAAAAGGAGAACCTCTTACGAAATGGTGCTAGGAATGGTCGTCCTAATTTTGTAACTTGGTTCTATCAACAA AGTCTTATAGACATGACTATGAATGATGAGCTGAAGGATGTAGCTAAAGGATGTCATACTAGAGTGAAGACATATAGTATTTATGATGTGAATGGATTTCGTTTCCGTACAGAGAAATATGAGAAGGAGAGGCCAAATGCAACCACCATAAATAGTGGTGTGGTCACAATTGGAGAAGGAGATAATAGTGATGCAACCAAGTATTATGGCTACATCAAAGAAATAGTGGAACTTAGTTTTCAAGGCAGTACAGAACTTAGTCTTGTGCTTTTTAATTGccattggtttgaccctgcccAAGTGAGGTACACCCCACAGTATGGTTTAGTGGAAGTTGCACATGCATCAACCCTTCCAGTGTATGAGCCATTTGTTGTAGCTCATCAAGCCATGCAGGTTTATTACATGCCATACCCATGCAAATCTGTGAGTGACCTGATTGATTGGTGGGTAGTATACAAGGTGCAACCAATTGGTAAAGTAGCAGTCCCTAATGATAATGATTATGACTTTCTGCCCAATAGTGATGCTGTCCATTATTTCCAAGAAGATGGCCTCCTGGGCACTTTTGTAGTTGATCTTATGGGAGAACTCCATAATGTTTCTGAAGCAACTACTAGGGATGCTGAAGCCATTGTCAATGAGAAGGACTTGCAGTTTCTAAATGGATCCAGTGTGTTGCCACAGGATGAATCTAATAGTTCTAACTCTGATCAAGATGATGACGAGAACCCCTTCATTGATGAATATTTCTGA